In Candidatus Methylomirabilota bacterium, a single window of DNA contains:
- a CDS encoding HAD-IB family phosphatase: MNQLCVSETIYSNFRLGNHTLSPRRTGLSRDLLALQVLCDFDGTITKVDATDAVLETFALSAFREWEGRWERGEITSRECLSRQVELIRADRAELVQFAAELPVDEGIVTLNQRCIERGIPLMIVSDGLDLIIETVLQQHGLSHIPAISNRLVWNGNGYPSLSFPFASPGCWVGAGTCKCAAAASGGLSLKDTAYIGDGRSDRCVSTVAQQVFAKGRLREWCDLQGIACEPFETLTDVTERLFRKGEQIE; this comes from the coding sequence ATGAATCAACTGTGTGTTTCAGAAACAATCTATTCGAATTTCAGGCTCGGCAACCACACGCTGAGTCCCAGACGAACGGGCCTGTCGCGCGACCTGTTAGCGCTTCAAGTCCTCTGTGATTTCGACGGGACCATCACGAAAGTAGATGCTACGGACGCCGTCCTCGAAACCTTTGCCCTGTCGGCTTTTCGCGAATGGGAGGGTCGATGGGAACGAGGCGAGATCACCAGCCGGGAGTGTCTGTCTCGACAAGTCGAATTGATCCGGGCAGATCGGGCAGAACTGGTGCAGTTTGCGGCTGAACTCCCCGTCGACGAGGGAATTGTCACACTTAACCAACGGTGCATAGAGCGCGGTATCCCACTGATGATTGTCAGTGACGGCCTCGATTTGATCATCGAGACCGTATTGCAGCAACACGGTCTCTCGCACATCCCTGCGATCTCCAACCGCCTGGTCTGGAATGGGAACGGGTACCCCTCGCTCAGCTTCCCGTTTGCATCGCCTGGCTGTTGGGTTGGGGCCGGCACATGTAAATGCGCTGCAGCCGCATCCGGCGGGCTTTCGCTGAAGGATACGGCGTACATCGGAGACGGACGTTCCGATCGGTGCGTATCAACCGTGGCACAACAGGTCTTTGCCAAGGGAAGACTGCGAGAGTGGTGCGATCTGCAGGGGATCGCCTGTGAGCCGTTCGAGACGCTTACCGACGTTACTGAACGTCTCTTTCGGAAGGGAGAACAGATCGAATGA